A single window of Aspergillus puulaauensis MK2 DNA, chromosome 5, nearly complete sequence DNA harbors:
- a CDS encoding dual specificity protein phosphatase family protein (COG:V;~EggNog:ENOG410PPR6;~InterPro:IPR020422,IPR029021,IPR000340;~go_function: GO:0008138 - protein tyrosine/serine/threonine phosphatase activity [Evidence IEA];~go_process: GO:0006470 - protein dephosphorylation [Evidence IEA];~go_process: GO:0016311 - dephosphorylation [Evidence IEA]) codes for MEPVYPGTELPMSENAESQYIRNHQYTQRVPSSHYPDVHYNGYNQPDVQPVGVSSHRYKEGEFASTDFFQRVDPQMFALPQTEIEWSYNLRRAAQRILPFLYLGPWSFLSNKQWLNNEGITLLLGVRDQRLAHSRLFSGQKAAKDAGIESDSFDIVNGQDLISRLPQTIRRINDHICPSVTPDGGVPLPRKVLVFCETGNGLSALVVVAYCMVMLNMPLGQTLNFIHSQRFCIDMEDGFKPLLVAFEGLLEAKRDVENANRAVGATSNLAPPMMTLSKKRSFADQQEDEKMDDDIMEVEASSLDRKPQAPFQDRLG; via the coding sequence ATGGAACCTGTATACCCAGGGACAGAATTACCAATGTCGGAAAATGCTGAATCCCAGTATATTCGGAACCACCAGTACACACAGAGGGTCCCATCTTCTCACTACCCCGACGTCCATTACAATGGTTACAATCAACCAGATGTCCAGCCAGTTGGCGTTAGTTCCCATCGTTATAAGGAAGGCGAATTTGCCAGCACCGACTTCTTTCAGCGTGTCGATCCGCAGATGTTCGCACTGCCACAGACTGAGATTGAGTGGTCTTACAACTTGCGCCGAGCCGCACAGCGAATCTTGCCATTCCTCTATTTAGGACCATGGAGCTTCCTATCAAACAAACAGTGGCTGAACAACGAGGGCATCACGCTGTTACTTGGGGTTCGAGATCAGCGGCTGGCGCACTCACGACTTTTTTCGGGACAGAAAGCCGCGAAGGATGCGGGGATTGAGTCTGACTCTTTCGACATCGTGAACGGCCAAGATCTTATCTCGAGATTGCCGCAGACGATACGACGCATCAATGATCATATCTGCCCTTCAGTGACTCCGGATGGTGGTGTGCCGCTTCCGAGAAAGGTTCTCGTATTCTGCGAAACGGGGAACGGTCTATCCGCGCTGGTTGTGGTGGCGTACTGTATGGTGATGCTTAACATGCCGTTGGGTCAAACATTAAACTTCATCCACTCCCAAAGGTTTTGCATCGATATGGAAGATGGTTTCAAACCGCTGCTGGTGGCATTCGAGGGACTTTTGGAGGCTAAACGCGATGTTGAAAATGCGAACAGGGCTGTAGGCGCGACCTCGAATTTGGCCCCTCCGATGATGACCCTGTCTAAGAAGCGAAGCTTTGCAGATCAGCAAGAGGACGAGAAAATGGACGACGACATTATGGAAGTAGAAGCTTCTTCTTTGGACAGGAAACCTCAGGCACCATTTCAGGATCGTTTGGGATAA
- a CDS encoding allantoate permease family MFS transporter (COG:G;~EggNog:ENOG410PIBQ;~InterPro:IPR020846,IPR011701,IPR036259;~PFAM:PF07690;~TransMembrane:12 (i48-66o86-107i114-133o145-162i174-195o207-229i277-302o314-334i341-360o366-388i400-421o433-454i);~go_function: GO:0022857 - transmembrane transporter activity [Evidence IEA];~go_process: GO:0055085 - transmembrane transport [Evidence IEA]): protein MADVKETKGPDLDPSQEKFDSSPAESNIADDYADINEKSLLRKLDYKLLPPLTILYLLSFLDRSNVGNARLEGLTDDVGMTGNQYLTGLTLYFVGYVVFEVPCNIILKRTTPRIWLPTLTLIWGIVATLLGVVENYAGYLTSRTALGVAESGLFPGVVFYLSMWYKRNEQHYRVALFFSAASLAGAFGGILAWGIAHMDGVGGYAGWRWIFILEGLLTVVMSVVAYVWVYNYPATAEFLSDKERSFITFRLKHDNDATREEKFTWSAVVDAVKDPKVWLYGLGFHSMSLPLYTLSLFLPTIIKELGYSAAKAQLLTVPPYALGFITTITVAILSERTRRRAPYIMGSSAVACIGYIILLTGRKPGVSYLGTFFCCAGIYPAVAIVLSWPANNVSGQTKRAIANAMQISIGNLGAVLGTQLYRTESSPRYFVGHGFALGYLVANIIVVFILWQVLNRENAKKAEIREREGLQALIGDIGDTEGEFQGDKDPRWIFQT from the exons ATGGCGGATGTGAAAGAAACCAAAGGTCCCGACTTGGACCCATCTCAGGAGAAGTTTGATAGTTCTCCGGCGGAAAGCAATATCGCAGACGACTATGCCGATATAAACGAAAAATCGCTTCTTCGAAAACTCGACTACAAGCTCCTTCCTCCATTGACGATTCTGTACCTTTTGTCTTTCCTTGATCGAAGTAATG TCGGCAACGCTCGTTTGGAAGGGTTGACCGATGATGTTGGCATGA CTGGAAACCAATATCTTACTGGTTTGACCTTGTATTTCGTCGGTTATGTCGTGTTTGAGGTCCCTTGCAATATCATACTGAAGAGGACAACTCCCCGGATATGGCTTCCAACGCTCACTCTCATCTGGGGCATTGTTGCGACACTTCTTGGTGTTGTAGAAAACTATGCGGGATATCTCACCTCGCGAACAG CTCTTGGTGTTGCCGAAAGTGGTCTATTTCCCGGTGTCGTTTTCTATCTATCTATGTGGTATAAGCGAAACGAACAGCACTACCGCGTGGCATTGTTTTTTAGTGCAGCTTCGCTTGCGGGTGCTTTTGGTGGAATCCTTGCTTGG GGAATCGCGCACATGGATGGTGTTGGCGGCTACGCTGGTTGGCGGTGGATTTTCATCCTG GAAGGGCTACTGACGGTGGTAATGTCTGTCGTTGCCTACGTTTGGGTCTACAACTATCCAGCTACCGCAGAATTCTTGTCAGACAAGGAGCGTAGCTTCATTACCTTTCGCCTAAAGCACGATAATGATGCGACACGTGAGGAGAAATTTACTTGGTCTGCTGTTGTAGATGCTGTCAAAGATCCCAAGGTCTGGTTGTACGGGCTTGGCTTCCACTCAATGTCTCTTCCATTATACACCCTCTCTCTATTCCTG CCCACAATTATCAAGGAACTTGGTTACAGCGCGGCTAAAGCCCAGCTCCTTACCGTCCCTCCCTATGCACTCGGGTTTATAACGACGATCACCGTCGCTATCCTTTCTGAACGCACTAGGCGACGGGCACCCTACATAATGGGCTCCTCGGCGGTTGCTTGCATTGGTTATATAATTCTCCTTACTGGGCGCAAACCCGGTGTATCATATCTTGGGACCTTTTTCTGCTGCGCGGGCATCTATCCCGCCGTAGCAATTGTCCTATCCTGGCCCGCCAACAATGTCTCTGGCCAGACAAAGCGAGCCATTGCCAACGCCATGCAAATATCCATCGGTAACCTCGGTGCTGTCCTTGGAACGCAGTTGTACCGGACGGAAAGCAGTCCTCGATACTTTGTGGGTCATGGATTCGCACTGGGGTATCTTGTGGCGAACATAATCGTCGTATTCATCCTGTGGCAGGTACTTAACCGCGAGAATGCCAAGAAAGCTGAGATTAGGGAACGTGAAGGTCTCCAGGCACTGATTGGAGATATTGGCGATACGGAGGGCGAATTTCAAGGAGACAAGGATCCTCGATGGATCTTCCAGACTTGA
- a CDS encoding NmrA-like family protein (COG:S;~EggNog:ENOG410PX17;~InterPro:IPR036291,IPR008030;~PFAM:PF13460,PF05368) — protein MSPRNVIVFGPTGGVGSAVARTAQSHGAKVFLALRDISKPVPGLTAAEERSLGYERVQADLTEPKSVHAAVSNTGASHAFIYATLGRSPDHMLSTVEALKAAGIEQVVLLSSISVHGDVRAIPPSNFIAYEHAQVELSLESVFGPQGYVAVRPAWFATNSFWWKRQILEGEVKWAFPDLRFDFIAPEDIGAVSGTILAGAFEGRSPVLLAGPETDLSVAGAIEVIGRAINKPVKVTKVSSDENIQVLTEKSGIPEPLAKDLTKAFEAANEDQNLLLGPLTSEVRANVERHLKRPSTRFSEWVEKHKAEFVA, from the coding sequence ATGAGCCCTAGAAATGTCATCGTCTTCGGCCCAACAGGGGGCGTGGGTTCCGCTGTAGCCCGCACCGCTCAATCGCACGGCGCCAAAGTATTCCTCGCCTTGCGTGATATCTCGAAGCCTGTACCTGGCCTCACTGCTGCCGAAGAGCGAAGCTTGGGATATGAGAGGGTTCAAGCGGACCTCACCGAGCCGAAGTCCGTCCATGCTGCGGTGTCCAACACAGGAGCCTCTCACGCCTTCATCTATGCAACTCTCGGAAGATCACCCGATCATATGCTGTCCACTGTGGAAGCACTCAAAGCAGCAGGGATCGAGCAGGTCGTCCTCTTGAGTAGCATCTCTGTGCATGGCGATGTTCGGGCTATTCCACCAAGTAATTTCATTGCATATGAGCATGCGCAGGTCGAACTGTCGTTGGAAAGTGTATTCGGCCCCCAGGGATATGTTGCAGTTCGCCCTGCCTGGTTCGCGACCAATTCGTTCTGGTGGAAGAGACAGATTTTAGAGGGGGAAGTGAAATGGGCCTTCCCAGACCTGCGTTTTGATTTTATCGCCCCTGAAGATATTGGCGCGGTATCCGGGACGATTCTCGCCGGCGCATTCGAAGGCAGATCCCCAGTTCTTCTTGCTGGACCAGAGACGGATCTGTCAGTTGCCGGTGCCATTGAGGTTATTGGACGGGCAATCAACAAACCGGTGAAAGTGACAAAGGTCAGCTCAGATGAGAACATCCAAGTGCTGACTGAAAAGTCCGGGATTCCGGAGCCCTTAGCGAAAGACTTGACAAAGGCCTTTGAGGCAGCGAATGAGGATCAAAATTTGCTCCTTGGACCGCTCACTTCTGAAGTGAGAGCGAACGTCGAGAGGCATCTCAAGCGGCCCTCTACGCGCTTTTCCGAATGGGTGGAAAAGCACAAGGCCGAGTTCGTGGCGTGA
- a CDS encoding aminotransferase, class III (COG:E;~EggNog:ENOG410QDUU;~InterPro:IPR005814,IPR015424,IPR015421,IPR015422;~PFAM:PF00202;~go_function: GO:0003824 - catalytic activity [Evidence IEA];~go_function: GO:0008483 - transaminase activity [Evidence IEA];~go_function: GO:0030170 - pyridoxal phosphate binding [Evidence IEA]), protein MSRQNKTNPGTDSAATSAVLHRDTRFLPKKAVGGKGSYLFLEDGTKFLDSTGGAAVSCLGHGHEKVSQAIVDQFKQIEYCHTAFFGTEASEELARFLVDSTGGRLSKLFVISSGSEAVEAALKLSRQYFLELSTPQPQRTRFIARKPSYHGTTLGALSAGGHVLRRQPFEPILSQNTSHVSPCYAYRGKKDGESDAEYVARLADELDAEFQHVGPDTVCAFIAEPVVGAALGCVPAVPGYFAAMKSVCEKYGALFILDEIMSGMGRCGTLHAWEQEDVVPDLQTIGKALGGGYAPVSGLLISDKVVQVIDKGTGAFRHGQTYQGHPVSCAAALAVQKVIREEGLLENVRRMGAYLEDRLKGALSAHPYVGDIRGKGLFWGIEFVKDRTTKEPFSTDAAIAFHIQETGLKPEYAISLYGASGTVDGVRGDHVIIAPAYNVSKEEIDIIVDTTVRVLDAVFAQVPES, encoded by the exons ATGAGCCGCCAAAATAAAACCAACCCAGGTACAG ATTCTGCTGCCACAAGCGCTGTTCTCCATCGAGATACTCGCTTTCTCCCCAAGAAGGCTGTCGGTGGCAAAGGCAGCTATCTTTTCCTCGAAGATGGCACCAAGTTCCTTGACTCGACGGGCGGCGCTGCTGTTTCCTGTTTAGGCCACGGCCATGAGAAAGTGAGTCAGGCCATTGTCGACCAGTTCAAACAAATCGAGTATTGTCACACTGCATTTTTCGGAACAGAGGCATCTGAGGAGCTCGCTCGTTTTCTTGTCGACTCAACGGGTGGGAGGTTATCCAAACTGTTTGTGATTAGCTCTG GCTCTGAGGCTGTGGAGGCCGCACTCAAACTCTCGCGCCAATATTTTCTCGAGTTGTCTACGCCTCAGCCCCAACGAACACGATTCATCGCCCGCAAGCCCTCTTATCACGGCACCACTTTAGGGGCCTTGTCAGCTGGCGGCCACgttctccgccgccaaccTTTCGAGCCTATATTATCCCAAAACACCTCTCACGTATCTCCATGCTATGCTTACCGAGGAAAAAAAGATGGTGAGTCAGACGCAGAGTATGTTGCGCGACTTGCGGACGAACTAGACGCCGAGTTCCAACACGTCGGTCCTGATACCGTCTGCGCGTTCATCGCGGAGCCTGTTGTTGGAGCG GCTCTGGGCTGCGTCCCCGCCGTTCCAGGCTATTTCGCCGCCATGAAGTCCGTCTGCGAGAAATACGGAGCCCTCTTTATCCTCGACGAGATAATGAGCGGCATGGGTCGCTGCGGTACTCTGCATGCCTGGGAACAGGAAGATGTTGTCCCGGATCTCCAGACAATCGGGAAGGCGTTGGGAGGCGGCTACGCGCCTGTCTCGGGTCTTTTGATCTCAGATAAGGTCGTGCAGGTTATTGACAAGGGAACTGGTGCGTTTCGCCATGGCCAAACTTACCAGGGTCATCCGGTTTCATGTGCGGCTGCACTGGCTGTGCAGAAGGTCATTAGGGAGGAGGGGCTGTTAGAGAACGTTCGAAGGATGGGTGCGTATTTGGAAGATAGACTGAAGGGGGCCTTGAGCGCGCACCCGTACGTTGGAGATATTCGAGGGAAGGGCCTGTTTTGGGGG ATTGAATTCGTCAAAGACAGAACTACAAAAGAGCCTTTCAGCACCGACGCTGCGATAGCTTTCCATATCCAGGAAACAGGGTTGAAGCCTGAATACGCAATCTCGCTGTACGGTGCGTCAGGGACTGTTGATGGGGTTCGAGGAGACCATGTTATTATAGCGCCGGCTTATAATGTTTccaaggaggagattgatatTATCGTGGACACGACTGTCCGGGTTCTTGATGCGGTTTTCGCGCAGGTCCCGGAATCTTAG
- the ysh1 gene encoding cleavage polyadenylation factor subunit YSH1 (BUSCO:EOG09260RRC;~COG:A;~EggNog:ENOG410PIVA;~InterPro:IPR036866,IPR011108,IPR021718,IPR022712, IPR001279;~PFAM:PF11718,PF07521,PF10996,PF16661,PF00753) has product MATKRKAAAMNAVDDEPVDPSDELAFYCLGGGNEVGRSCHIIQYKGKTVMLDAGMHPAKEGFSALPFFDEFDLSTVDILLISHFHVDHSSALPYVLSKTNFKGRVFMTHATKAIYKWLIQDNVRVNNTASSSDQRTTLYTEHDHLSTLPLIETIDFNTTHTINSIRITPFPAGHVLGAAMFLVSIAGLNTLFTGDYSREEDRHLIPAEVPRGIKIDVLITESTFGISSNPPRLEREAALMKSITGVLNRGGRVLMPVFALGRAQELLLILDEYWETHPELQKIPIYYIGNTARRCMVVYQTYIGAMNDNIKRLFRQRMAEAEASGDKSVSAGPWDFRFVRSLRSLERFDDVGGCVMLASPGMLQTGTSRELLERWAPNERNGVVMTGYSVEGTMAKQLLNEPDQIHAVMSRAATGMGRSRMNGNDEEQKIMIPRRCTVDEVSFAAHVDGVENRNFIEEVQAPVVILVHGEKHQMMRLKSKLLSLNADKTVKVKVYTPANCDEVRIPFRKDKIAKVVGKLAQTSLLSEQEEGPLMAGVLVQNGFDLSLMAPDDLREYAGLATTTITCKQHITLSSASMDLIKWALEGTFGAIEEIGTDQEAKNEEDQEDPDGDKQQTKQEAADEEIPMEEPQAYLVMGCVILRYHPRTREVELQWEGNMMNDGVADAVMAVLLTVESSPASVKQSAKHKHHHHHGDDDDTTLDILNPHAAQDAEERFTRLLMMLEAQFGSEIAPIERPRLASSSSNKDLSNGTATGPVKSEPEQTPSPFDTKDTEDQDPATVAELEAAELARLHALGIPVPGLEIKVDKHTARVWLEDLEVECANAVLRDRVRVVIERAVETVASMWSSGPSSAVANGGKGYTENTVSKGLKLEAKA; this is encoded by the exons ATGGCGACAAAGCGAAAGGCCGCGGCGATGAACGCCGTCGATGACGAACCTGTCGACCCCTCAGATGAGTTGGCGTTTTATTGTTTGGGTGGTGGTAATGAGGTTGGGAGATCATGTCACATCATTCAGTATAAGGGAAAGACTGTCATG CTTGATGCTGGTATGCATCCTGCGAAAGAGGGATTCTCTGCGCTCCCCTTCTTTGACGAATTCGACCTGAGCACGGTGGATATACTCTTAATTAGCCA CTTTCACGTCGACCACTCATCCGCGCTACCCTACGTCCTCAGCAAAACAAATTTCAAAGGCCGTGTTTTCATGACCCACGCGACGAAGGCTATTTACAAATGGTTGATCCAGGATAATGTGCGAGTCAACAATACTGCCTCATCATCGGACCAGCGGACTACGTTATATACGGAGCATGACCATCTGTCAACGCTGCCGCTGATCGAGACCATTGACTTCAACACAACTCATACCATAAACAGCATTCGCATCACTCCCTTCCCTGCCGGCCACGTCCTTGGAGCTGCTATGTTCCTGGTATCGATTGCGGGTTTGAACACTCTATTTACAGGAGACTATTCTCGTGAAGAAGATCGCCATCTCATCCCCGCCGAGGTCCCTCGGGGGATCAAGATTGACGTACTCATAACTGAATCGACGTTTGGAATATCCTCCAACCCTCCTCGACTCGAGCGCGAGGCTGCCCTAATGAAGTCTATAACCGGAGTGCTGAACCGTGGAGGTCGAGTTCTTATGCCAGTATTTGCGCTTGGCCGTGCGCAGGAGCTACTCCTCATTCTCGATGAATATTGGGAAACACATCCCGAGTTGCAAAAGATTCCCATCTATTACATTGGAAATACGGCTCGAAGATGTATGGTTGTTTATCAAACATACATTGGAGCAATGAACGATAACATCAAACGGCTTTTCCGCCAGCGAATGGCAGAAGCCGAAGCTAGCGGCGACAAGAGTGTCAGTGCAGGGCCTTGGGATTTCAGGTTTGTCCGAAGTCTACGCAGCCTAGAACGGTTTGACGATGTTGGTGGATGTGTCATGCTAGCGTCCCCAGGTATGCTACAGACAGGAACTAGTCGAGAACTCCTGGAGAGATGGGCTCCAAATGAGCGCAATGGTGTTGTCATGACGGGCTACAGTGTAGAGGGCACGATGGCCAAGCAGTTGCTGAATGAACCAGATCAGATTCATGCCGTGATGTCCCGTGCGGCCACTGGCATGGGGAGGTCACGCATGAATGGTAACGATGAGGAACAGAAGATCATGATTCCGAGACGGTGTACTGTTGACGAGGTCTCGTTCGCAGCTCatgttgatggcgtcgagaACCGAAACTTCATTGAAGAAGTGCAGGCACCTGTTGTG ATCCTTGTCCACGGTGAAAAACACCAGATGATGCGGTTAAAATCAAAACTGTTGAGTCTCAACGCTGACAAGACAGTGAAAGTCAAAGTCTACACCCCAGCCAACTGCGACGAAGTCCGAATCCCCTTCCGGAAAGATAAAATTGCCAAAGTGGTTGGTAAACTAGCACAAACGTCTCTACTCTCGGAGCAAGAAGAGGGCCCGCTCATGGCCGGAGTCCTTGTTCAGAACGGCTTTGATCTGTCGCTGATGGCGCCGGATGATCTCCGAGAATACGCTGGTCTAGCGACCACTACTATCACCTGCAAGCAACACATTACTCTAAGTTCTGCTAGTATGGATTTGATCAAATGGGCATTGGAGGGTACTTTCGGTGCTATTGAGGAAATTGGTACCGACCAAGAGgcgaagaatgaagaagaccaagaagatcCCGACGGGGATaaacaacaaacaaaacaGGAGGCTGCCGACGAAGAGATTCCTATGGAAGAGCCTCAAGCATATCTGGTTATGGGCTGCGTCATCCTCCGATATCACCCTCGAACTCGCGAGGTCGAGCTCCAATGGGAAGGAAACATGATGAACGACGGTGTAGCCGACGCGGTCATGGCTGTCCTACTCACCGTGGAAAGCAGCCCGGCTTCCGTTAAAC AATCCGCTAAGCacaagcaccaccaccaccacggtgacgacgacgacactACCTTAGACATCTTAAACCCGCACGCTGCGCAGGACGCAGAAGAACGCTTCACGCGCCTCCTCATGATGCTCGAAGCCCAATTTGGCTCCGAGATTGCGCCCATCGAGCGCCCCCGCCTggcttcctcatcctccaacaaaGACCTTTCAAACGGCACAGCAACTGGGCCCGTCAAGTCCGAGCCCGAGCAAACCCCAAGTCCATTCGACACAAAGGATACTGAAGACCAAGATCCCGCAACCGTGGCGGAACTCGAAGCCGCCGAGCTTGCTCGTCTCCATGCCCTTGGTATTCCTGTTCCCGGTCTGGAGATCAAGGTGGATAAGCATACTGCGAGGGTATGGTTGGAAGACTTGGAGGTCGAGTGTGCCAATGCGGTGCTGAGGGATAGAGTCCGGGTTGTGATTGAGCGGGCTGTGGAGACAGTTGCGAGTATGTGGTCATCAGGGCCTTCGAGCGCCGTTGCGAATGGAGGGAAGGGATATACCGAGAATACGGTTTCGAAGGGCCTGAAACTTGAAGCTAAGGCTTAA
- a CDS encoding uncharacterized protein (COG:S;~EggNog:ENOG410PHE4;~InterPro:IPR007900;~PFAM:PF05236;~go_component: GO:0005669 - transcription factor TFIID complex [Evidence IEA];~go_process: GO:0006352 - DNA-templated transcription, initiation [Evidence IEA]) produces MAQTQPQQFSQSFSPPGSSPSPAPSPVNGSVPPPNKRQRLSPHPQSSQSPYASPSFGTLQLPQNQQLGVNGTNTNGIPQSPAPPPPGTMGPPSRPVDKPTDAADLTDVLASSGIDVREEEAFLTSSYSAPGLQAQQPPRPQQPLPPQQQQQQPPPLPLNTSFTSQTSTTGTPSNTPSFSEASQYKPPGTQESFYTEPSTQPPAPFIDPNEPSREDTEAARRAQYHLQEPFLLTKILEQRLQKRGFELGVRIPSEGLFHPVPGRPQPIEVTGPDGSSVVRTGQTILNQEGAPLVDILNLMSISCEERLRTVVDYSSTLAKSRRAHSHGAVPIEYEDLASASDNVNGGKDGPQTPCLKRPHSDTQPGAKSLSDKCRLLVDKDASYEEARAAKRAKRSASAILGDGGTPRPDAVDLPGSGASTPIGDRAPSLDKKGMSKKEARKAMDAKANEAQQHQQSVETARMATQTMMSGGMFGKKKTYSWLQRGPSAGSGFSTPTRANPPTPTANTEKPTRPGEPAAVPTKRLGAWREDKEKGSGIQVRDILYMLELDGRASRHIQKVYSKDLKEDKAD; encoded by the exons ATGGCGCAAACGCAACCCCAACAGTTCTCCCAATCCTTTTCACCTCCGGgttcctctccctctcccgctcCGTCGCCGGTCAATGGAAGCGTTCCACCACCGAACAAGCGACAACGCCTTTCACCTCACCCTCAATCCTCTCAGTCACCTTATGCCTCACCCAGCTTTGGAACCTTACAACTACCGCAAAACCAACAACTTGGCGTGAACGGGACAAATACAAATGGGATACCACAATCACCGGCACCCCCACCTCCTGGCACCATGGGTCCTCCCTCCCGACCTGTTGACAAACCAACAGACGCAGCTGATCTAACGGATGTGTTGGCCTCTTCTGGAATTGATGTaagggaagaggaggcatTTCTCACCAGCAGTTACTCTGCTCCTGGTTTGCAAGCGCAGCAACCACCCcgacctcaacagcctctccccccacagcaacagcagcaacaacctcctcctctccctttAAATACATCATTTACCTCACAAACGTCGACTACCGGAACACCATCCAATACTCCAAGTTTCAGTGAGGCCTCACAATACAAACCTCCAGGGACACAAGAATCCTTCTATACAGAGCCATCAACCCAGCCTCCCGCGCCTTTTATCGACCCGAATGAACCGAGTCGAGAAGATACTGAGGCAGCCAGACGTGCGCAGTATCACTTACAAGAGCCGTTCCTGTTGACCAAGATTCTCGAACAGAGGCTCCAAAAACGGGGTTTCGAGCTTGGCGTGCGCATACCGTCGGAAGGCTTGTTCCATCCAGTACCAGGCCGTCCACAGCCAATTGAAGTAACTGGACCGGATGGCTCGTCCGTCGTGCGTACTGGTCAGACAATTCTGAACCAGGAAGGCGCACCTCTCGTGGATATACTCAATCTGATGTCCATATCATGTGAGGAGCGGCTACGGACTGTGGTCGATTATTCCTCAACACTCGCGAAAAGTAGACGAGCGCATTCTCATGGGGCTGTTCCGATTGAATACGAAGACCTAGCATCGGCAAGTGATAACGTTAATGGAGGAAAGGATGGCCCTCAAACGCCTTGTCTTAAAA GACCCCATTCGGACACACAACCAGGAGCAAAATCACTGTCGGATAAATGTCGTCTCTTGGTGGATAAGGATGCTTCTTACGAGGAGGCCAGGGCAGCGAAACGTGCAAAACGTAGCGCAAGTGCGATCCTTGGGGATGGCGGAACACCAAGGCCCGATGCAGTTGATTTGCCTGGTTCTGGTGCATCGACCCCTATTGGCGATCGAGCTCCCAGCTTGGATAAGAAAGGAATGTCAAAGAAGGAAGCCAGAAAGGCAATGGATGCAAAAGCAAACGAAGCCCAGCAACATCAGCAATCCGTTGAAACGGCGCGCATGGCTACTCAGACTATGATGTCGGGAGGTATGtttggaaaaaagaaaacatatTCCTGGCTCCAACGTGGCCCGTCTGCTGGGAGTGGCTTTTCTACGCCAACGCGTGCCAACCCTCCCACTCCAACCGCGAATACAGAAAAGCCAACCCGCCCGGGAGAACCTGCGGCTGTTCCCACTAAACGATTGGGAGCGTGGCGGGAGGATAAGGAGAAGGGATCTGGAATACAGGTTCGAGATATCCTCTATATGCTGGAGCTCGATGGAAGAGCGTCTAGGCACATCCAGAAAGTATACTCGAAAGACTTGAAGGAAGACAAAGCAGACTGA